AACTCATACTACATTACAGAGTTAGTTTCATGAACAAACAAAGTAGGCCGGAGAGGACAACAATCCTTGACGTGTAAAGTGAATTTACAAAGCCATATATCAAAGCTATATCTAATTCGTTTTACGTAGATCAACCACCTGTAAAAGGCAACAAAATGAGCCACACAAAAGTACAGAATGAACCCAAATGAACCCTCACATGCTACATAAAAGTGAATGATGAGTCAAAAATATTTGGCAAGAAACCGTGAAAACTACAGCCATCGGTAGCATAGGAACACAAGAAATAACTGTGCTAATCGAAGCTATAAATAACCCTCGTATGCCTATGCACTTTTCCATCACCACCACTGATCTTCATCAACCTATTAGCTCATCTACTCCAGAGCACATTAGAACTCGACACCATGAAGGTGTTGCTCGTTGCCCTCTCTATCCTGGCTCTCGCTGCGAGCGCCACCTCCACGCTTACAagcggcggctgcggctgccAGACACCTCATCTGCCACCACCGCCAGTTCATCTGCCGCCACCGGTGCATCTGCCACCGCCGGTTCATGTGCTGCCGCCATCATGCCACTACCCTACTCTACCGCCCCGGCCTCAGCCACCGCATCCATGCCCATACCAAACGCCGTATCCAAGCTCGTGCCATCCAGGGCATCCCGTTGGCACCCCGCCGATCCTGGGCCAGTGCATCGATTTCCTGAGGCATCAGTGCAGCCCGGCGGCGACGCCCTACTGCTCGCCACAGTGCCAGGCGTTGCGGCAGCAGTGCTGCCAGCAGCTCAGGCAGGTGGAGCCGCTGCACCGTTACCAGGTGGTCTTCGGCGTGGTCCTGCAGtccatccagcagcagcagcggcaagGTCAGTCGCCGCTCGGGGCACTGATGGCGGCGCAAATAGCGCAGCAACTGATGGCGATGTGCGGTCTGCAGCCAATTACAAGTCCCTGCCCTTCTTGCAGCGCTCCTGCCGGCGTTGTCCATCACTGAAGAAACTATGTACTGTAATAATGTTATATAGCCGCTGGCTAGCTAGCTAGTTTAGTCATTCAGCGGCGATGAGTAATAAAGTGCCATCCATCACCATGGGTGGCAATGTGAGCAAGGACCTGAATGAACaattaaaatgaaaagaaaaaatatattacATGTCAACAAGATTCCTTGGCAATGGAGACCCGACCTCCGATTCCCCGCGGA
Above is a genomic segment from Miscanthus floridulus cultivar M001 chromosome 3, ASM1932011v1, whole genome shotgun sequence containing:
- the LOC136546289 gene encoding glutelin-2-like, with the translated sequence MKVLLVALSILALAASATSTLTSGGCGCQTPHLPPPPVHLPPPVHLPPPVHVLPPSCHYPTLPPRPQPPHPCPYQTPYPSSCHPGHPVGTPPILGQCIDFLRHQCSPAATPYCSPQCQALRQQCCQQLRQVEPLHRYQVVFGVVLQSIQQQQRQGQSPLGALMAAQIAQQLMAMCGLQPITSPCPSCSAPAGVVHH